CAGCTTGTTGCTGCAAAAgagcaaaagaagaacaagtgCTTTCCATCTCCCCAATCTGATTCTATAATGCACTAATTCATTGTTTCCCTCACTCGTGATGAGATCACATAttgtcataaaaaaaaaagaaaaaaaaagtttgtgaTCTTCTTGTAATTCGGTTGGAGGAGAACTTGCATCTTAACGACATTCTCTTGTCTGAGTTATCCTATTTAGCTCCTTAACACTCCTAGTTTTATAACCAAGACGCCTTTAACTAATTACCGGTAttccattattattaacaTACCGATCTTTCCCACAGAGCCCACAGCATACCATACTAGTACTCTGACAAGATAATCACCTGGGCTTATTAAATTTAGTTGTCAAGAAGCTCACAAGATTTTATTGTTCTTAGTGAAATCTTCTCTACATGCAGCCACCACGGAGTTCTAATCTATTTCCTCAACCCCTGGTTGTGTAGTTTATTCTTGTAGCTGATGTATAGTTTATTCTTGTAGTTGATGTATAGTATGcacatatatttttgttacaaTTATAAACACCTCTTGTGACGAATCAACAATAAGCTGTATAATTTGTGCTGCTGTGTTTCATTATATATGGACGGATGTAATGTGGAGAATGGAGATTATTGTTGCGAAATTAATTCCACAGattcagaagaagaaaatatgggAAATGGTGCAGCCTCATCTGAAGACAGATGCTTCTTGCACTGCTGTGTTGGGTCCCCATCCGATGCGGACCTCCGCCGGCCTGGTCACCGCTACCTCCCTAAAACACGCAAACATCTCTTGACTCTATCACTTCCATTCATCTCTGGTAAGATTACATTAGTACTATTGTTTTATTTCGATGTTTCGTGCTTTGGGACAAGTACTTGAAAAGAGTGCTTTCGGCTCTTTTGTAGTTGTGTTTGATGGTAATAAAACCATACCATCTTTCTcatgttattcttttttgaaaactgGGCTTGTTTCAAGGCCTAGCCagcaatatttattttcaccCAAAGATTTGATCACACGAGCACTGAGTAGACGTTACTAAGAGCTTTGCAAGTCTTAGCCAGCAATATTTATGTAACGTTATTGGATTAAAGATAGATAAGAAATCAAGCATTTGTATAATGGGAGAAGGTATCCtacccttttgtttttctttgtaataCAACCCTTTTCAGGCTTTAAACATTTTGCTTAACAAGTAGAATGTTTCCCTGTTCTTTCTGATTACATGATATCTTTGGACCTTTTAGGTCACATTTACTAGAAGAGAATAAGcataagaataaaagaatgagGTGATTTTCAGTTCTTTCTAAACATCTCATCAACCCATTTTCATCTCTCATTTTGTTCATGAATTGCTCAATaaccttaattaaaaaaaaaaaaaaatcatttctaGATGTGTCTTTTTTCACAAAATTGGgtgattttatttctaaagtaatatcaattaaaatttcaaaatataattcatttttattaataaacataaaaataaaaattgaataaagaaaagttCATGATTTACTACATTAAGTTCAAGTTGCATAGGATCATTTTGTAAAATACTCATCAATCTTTCTCCAATAATAgatttatgaagaaaaattaaatatttttttttatataagcGCATAATATAAGGTATCCCAAACAAAACATATATGTTCGATCAAATCAtctataataattacaaagtaGTATTATATCACCCCATATAAGATCcatttttaattccatttagtaaatggaaattaatggcataaaaatacttttatagCTCGAGAGATGTTtgtaaaatattacaaaatttatcattatttactactaatttaatctatatgttgaatttaatattacaTCAAATTATACTTATAGTCACTAAATTTGTGTCTTTAAGGGTCCTTAAAAGACTACTAGAAAACTAACTTAAAGACCAGGGGCCGCTTGGGATATTTAGCTACTTACCACagttttaacataaaattttgcAATTGTTTTAAAAGTTGTGGTCTTGAAGTCCTTCAATTTAGAGTGAAGCGTGGGCCAAACTCCTCTTCCACCTTCCGATCATCTCTCGTCCCTGTCATGAAATTTCCGTTAATCATACTCAACATTCAGCAATTGCAGAACATGGATAATGTTGCATATTCCCAAGTTTAGCCATAACACTCAAATAATCTCCAATAGAGCTCATTGTGCACCTGACTTCCTTCCTAGATGTAATATTTGTATATTAATTAGacaatttttaaagttgagaTGCCaaataaaacctttttttttaccttgcGAGGTGGGATGGCATGTTCATTGTCCTTGATAAGTACAGCCTTGAAGCCCAATGGAAGTAGTACGTCCTCGTACCTATCAATATTCAATAGACCATGTAGTTATGAGCCAGGTTTATGGAAGAGCCACACAGACATACGAGGGTaagaaacatatattttttttcttcagggAAACTTGAGATAATATCATTTCAGAGGAAccatttataaatgaaaaacgGAAGATAAGATGCACTCCTGAACAGAAAGACAATGAAGATTACAAAAACACACTTCAACTTGTCCCCCATCGGGCTCTAAAAGAAGCAGAAAGCAggataagaaaaaacaatcGATTCCACCAATTGATCTCTCACCGCAAACCCACTTAAGACCTTTCACAGAAAATATTTCTCTCATCTTCAGTATCACCCCATGGATAAGGATGCTTCCATCGGCCACCTACAACTAACTCatcttcattttaataatgGTTAAAAATAGGTACAAAACAAGGAAAGATAAGGAGCCTGATCTCTAGTATTTATAACCATGAATTCTTTTTCAAAGACAAAGGAGTGAGATtctaaatggaaaaaatggaaaacatcTAGATAAATATTTGAACTGAAAGGAGAAATTAAACAAGTAGGAAAAGAAATTCCAAGTGAAGGTTGAGAATTACTCTGAAACTGAAACTTTGTACGGTGGTCCACCAATATGGTTATCAATCTGCCAGccaaaaaattgtatttaaaacatgaaataaaggaaagaatCATAAACagatatacaaaataaaatcaaacaaatgacTGTTTACTTAATGACGAGAAAATGTGTCGTAacatttttacaattttgttaaaagaaaattattgtaataGAAATGACAAGGCAGtccaagaaaaagaattatacaGAAAGATAGAGAAGACAAAAGTGCCCTAAAGTTACAAAATGtcatagaaaagaaaattcaacttTAGAAGAGAAACTTCCAGTGAAATATGAGGTGAAATTTTGCGTTCTAGGCTTGTAAAAATAATCCATAGaacataaaaggaaagaatgtAAGAGAATATTTGTGTTTAAGTAAAGAGGATTACTGGAAACATTAGTGTTATAAGCTCTCCATTTGGTTTTAATAGCATCTGCATCTGTTGTCCCCAAGCTACTCTCATGGCAGGTTCAATAGCAGAAAAGAACCTGCACGGCTTCCAATAATCATCATGTAGGATTcttccaagaaaaaataagcTTGTCATTAACTCTAACTTACGTATAATCAAAAATGAGATCAAACAATTCCTTAGGTCTCCAACTGAAAAAATCTTCCTTTAAGAAGCTAAAGTATCTAATCTTTGGCGATGAGGAAGATAGCTGCAGTTTGTaagggaaaaacaaaaaagaaaaagaaaaaaaagtagaaatgaGATTACTTTCAAGTGTAACAGAGAGTCTGGAGGGAACACCTCAGTTCAGATAATATAAGCAGAATGCAAGTGTGTAATCTCCATTATTTGATATCCATTCATGAAAGGAAATATTTGATGCACACTCTCAGTATTCTTATAACATCATTTTTCACGTGGACGAAATGAATTACCCAAAGATCTAAGAAAAGTGAAAAACTATCACCACATCTTGATTATATATACCCATTCGATTGAACTTCTGAAATTTGTTATATATCCCGCATACATAGCATACTTGAAAAGCCTCCTGAACGGATATGTGGTAGGAATACAAAGCATGCTTGGAGTTGAATTCTTCAAGCTTCTCATCCGGAATACTTTGGTAAGAACGCCAGAAATTTGATGCTAGATGGAACATAGTTTAGTACCACTATGCAATTGGGCATTCTTAGATATGAAATGACGATCTATCTTTATGTGCTTCGTTCTATCATGATGTAGAAGATTCCTTATTATGTTCATTGTTGCTTGACTATCACAAAACATTTCGAATGAACTCCGAGTTTCAACTTGAgttctttaaaaaaacttcTAAATCCACATCCCTTCACAAGTTTCCAAAGCTAGAGCTCGATATGCAGCCTTTGCACTGCTTCTTGCTACAATTGCTTACATTTTGCTTCTCCTAAGTGACTTTTTTGTCCCAAACACGAGCAACCTCAGCTTGAACTTTGATCTAtgaaaaacatgttgaactgCTGTGATGCACGTTTcccaaaaaatgaatgaattgaacTCTAAAAATGAATGTAAATGTAACCAATGTTTAGGTCACTATACTATGCTCTATTCATGATTTATTCACATACATGATTTTTATGCGGTTATACGGGGATGATTAGGGGTTCATTAGCTAGCCCCTAATCGTAAACCTGACTTGATTGTCAGGGGTCTGGATAACTATAGAACTGACTTATGATTTTATGATTGTACTCTATGGGGATTATTAAGGAGTTTGCCACTTAATTTCCTCTTAATGAACCTGTCACGAG
This sequence is a window from Cucurbita pepo subsp. pepo cultivar mu-cu-16 chromosome LG19, ASM280686v2, whole genome shotgun sequence. Protein-coding genes within it:
- the LOC111781882 gene encoding probable thiol methyltransferase 2 isoform X2, whose translation is MIVGIRKLPSILGAAPLQSHRRLPTKLRMGQHNSEHNASNSNHQSRVDKFSKVIRDDHTGGWETCWEQGLTPWDLGQPTPVISHLCAMGDLPNGRALVPGCGSLSSSSPKIRYFSFLKEDFFSWRPKELFDLIFDYTFFSAIEPAMRVAWGQQMQMLLKPNGELITLMFPIDNHIGGPPYKVSVSEYEDVLLPLGFKAVLIKDNEHAIPPRKGREMIGRWKRSLAHASL